A part of Vanessa tameamea isolate UH-Manoa-2023 chromosome 20, ilVanTame1 primary haplotype, whole genome shotgun sequence genomic DNA contains:
- the LOC113403827 gene encoding uncharacterized protein LOC113403827, translated as MDKENNKSAAGLRRSAIAERLRLRDEWSALKGTSNEPILKQNNKNVLTKKQHNLIISFPKKNGPTSKQITKINEKTNFAVSEVLRGIVVLVDVGSEPKALPLRAALTALGASVVPTWSPLVTHLVWSQGGARGVRARARSLACALVSPLWVEACAAARRRLPERVFPAPARASDPPSPAALRRLLRKAEQENISLQNLLSDSVESDKGKPARLRMSSETEHDTTDTADTSHDTSPDKSLDRSDRTVSPDPETRVNTAARRALPASLTPQRPTKSKRKLFTQKEADVNSDDESEKEDTPIATKKTPPKLTQRGRRELAHAERIARRLVGSAPTKHANINKFIARNQNDRSPRIVLTGMSRKERHEIWEAIKQLNGKVQNHVNKKTTHVLMGSCNASSAEIPVTNRRIHATRRNDKITMCQKCNTPEEILSQMFLNNVTVQRPTETSFADVLCTCNNISGVANISNPNMAEDIANMSQYERDNGNILTSSMEILVKKDKPRTVNALLGAARGCRVLVAQWARDSVKAKRWLHHFGYEVPHLMKISQKARIERAALGKMHSEYAYDIFNGMRVRVSENAEQKEPVNQLLTLCGAITQDNRNGAKKQNGGNVTADFDVTIGRESGQVCSKWVFDSVAAARMRTTRRYVNKDIPTDVLTLS; from the exons atggataaagaaaataacaaaagcGCTGCAGGACTT AGACGCTCAGCGATTGCTGAAAGATTACGCCTAAGGGATGAATGGTCAGCTTTAAAAGGGACAAGCAACGaaccaattttaaaacaaaacaacaagaATGTCCTTACTAAAAAGcagcataatttaataatttcattcccAAAGAAGAATGGACCAACTAGTAAACAGATTacaaaaatcaatgaaaaaacGAAT tTTGCAGTTTCTGAAGTACTTCGTGGAATAGTGGTCCTTGTGGACGTAGGATCGGAGCCTAAAGCGTTACCCCTTAGGGCTGCGCTTACAGCTCTCGGTGCTTCCGTGGTACCAACATGGAGTCCTCTCGTTACACATCTAGTTTGGTCTCAGG gcggcgcgcgcggcgtgCGGGCGCGCGCGCGCTCGCTGGCGTGCGCGCTGGTGTCGCCGCTGTGGGTGGAGGCgtgcgcggcggcgcggcggcgccTGCCCGAGCGCGTGTTCCCCGCGCCCGCGCGCGCCTCCGACCCGCCCTCGCCCGCCGCGCTGCGCCGCCTGCTG agaaAAGCCGAACAAGAAAACATATCGTTGCAGAATCTCTTATCAGACAGTGTCGAGAGTGACAAAG GGAAACCAGCCCGTCTGCGGATGTCCAGTGAAACGGAACACGATACGACAGACACCGCAGACACGTCGCACGACACGTCGCCGGATAAATCCCTTGACAGATCCGACAGAACTGTCTCTCCAG ATCCTGAAACCCGTGTGAACACGGCTGCTCGTAGGGCGCTGCCCGCCTCGCTGACGCCGCAGAGGCCGACTAAGTCCAAGAGGAAGCTGTTCACTCAGAAGGAGGCAGACGTCAACAGTGACGACGAATCAG aaAAAGAAGATACGCCAATCGCGACGAAAAAAACACCCCCCAAACTGACGCAGCGAGGGAGGAGGGAGCTCGCTCACGCCGAACGGATAGCGCGCAGGCTCGTGGGCTCCGCTCCAACGAAACACGCgaacataaacaaatttattgcaAGAAATCAGAATGACAGATCGCCTAGAATC GTATTAACTGGTATGTCTAGAAAAGAACGTCACGAGATATGGGAGGCAATAAAACAGTTGAACGGCAAAGTTCAAAATCACGTTAACAAGAAGACAACCCACGTGCTAATGGGGTCCTGTAACGCGTCCTCAGCAGAAATACCCGTGACAAACAGACGGATACACGCGACGAGACGAAATGATAAAATTACCATGTGTCAAAAATGCAACACGCCGGAAGAAATCCTCTCGCAAATGTTCCTCAATAACGTAACCGTTCAGCGTCCAACTGAAACAAGTTTTGCTGACGTTTTGTGTACTTGCAACAATATATCTGGTGTTGCGAACATTTCAAATCCAAATATGGCCGAAGATATCGCGAACATGTCGCAATACGAACGGGATAATGGGAACATTTTGACAAGTTCAATGGAGATTTTGGTTAAAAAAGACAAACCTAGAACAGTAAACGCGTTGTTGGGCGCTGCGAGGGGCTGCCGGGTGCTGGTCGCGCAGTGGGCGAGGGATTCCGTGAAGGCGAAGCGATGGTTGCACCATTTCGGTTACGAAGTTCCACATCTGATGAAGATATCCCAG AAGGCGCGTATCGAGAGGGCAGCTCTTGGCAAAATGCATTCCGAGTACGCGTACGACATATTTAACGGTATGCGAGTACGTGTATCCGAGAATGCGGAACAAAAAGAACCGGTGAACCAACTCTTGACACTCTGTGGCGCGATCACGCAGGACAACCGAAACGGCGcgaaaaaacaaaatggcggaAACGTCACAGCTGACTTTGACGTTACAATAGGGCGGGAAAGTGGGCAAGTTTGTTCGAAGTGGGTTTTCGATAGTGTCGCAGCGGCTAGGATGAGGACTACGAGGCGATATGTTAATAAAGACATACCGACTGATGTACTTACATTAAGTTAG
- the LOC113403829 gene encoding Bardet-Biedl syndrome 5 protein homolog: MYKMSKAKKGVVWEDREVLFDLPFDFLKLRAGEKVFDRIEPIEDTKGNSGMKGRLVVTNLRIIWHSLGSPRINLSIGLNCFLSTNTKIVNSGLRGTTQALYVLAGYRTNKYEFVFTNLSPNCVRHYTSVVGVHKSYAVSRLYRDLKLRGAFIHNKQLRVLPLEKISLNESGIWNLSSESGNLGTMIVSNVRIVWYADINDAFNISMPYITIESIAIRDSKFGEALVIVIRATSGGYVLGFRADPKEKLRPLLTELQTLHQAYTERPVFGVEMNWGTEVAKPSHDFIEELEEIGEPRGEMGPSLYLASQQAHSREDSEIQPVYNSYLGLAIEPLKDGFTLKSLFEVQTSS; the protein is encoded by the exons atgtataaaatgtcgAAAGCTAAAAAAGGCGTTGTGTGGGAAGACCGTGAAGTGTTATTTGATCTACCTTTTGA ttttctAAAACTTCGAGCTGGAGAGAAGGTATTTGACAGAATAGAACCGATAGAAGATACGAAGGGAAACAGTGGCATGAAAGGAAGACTTGTGGTCACGAATTTGAGGATTATCTGGCATTCTCTGGGTTCTCCCCGGATTAACctgt CCATTGGTCTCAACTGTTTTCTATCAACAAACACAAAGATCGTCAACTCCGGTCTGAGAGGCACAACACAGGCGTTGTACGTGTTAGCTGGCTACAGAACAAATAAATACGAATTTGTATTCACTAACCTGTCTCCGAACTGTGTGAGGCATTACACGTCCGTTGTTGGTGTTCataa atcaTACGCAGTGTCAAGATTGTATCGCGATCTGAAACTAAGAGGagcatttatacataataaacaattacGAGTATTGCCACTTGAaaag attagcCTCAACGAGTCTGGTATTTGGAACCTTTCAAGCGAATCTGGTAACTTGGGAACGATGATAGTGAGCAATGTACGGATCGTCTGGTACGCAGACATTAACGACGCATTTAACATATCGATGCCGTATATAACTATTGAAAGT ATCGCAATCCGAGATTCAAAATTCGGCGAAGCATTGGTCATAGTAATCCGAGCTACATCTGGTGGTTATGTGCTGGGCTTCCGAGCTGATCCGAAAGAGAAACTTCGACCATTACTCACTGAGCTTCAGACCTTACATCAAGCATACACTGAAAGACCGGTGTTTGGTGTTGAAATGAACTGGGGAACTGAG gTGGCCAAACCGTCTCATGATTTCATAGAAGAGTTGGAAGAGATCGGCGAACCTCGCGGTGAAATGGGACCGAGTTTGTATTTGGCATCACAACAAGCGCATTCCAGAGAAGATTCGGAAATTCAACCTGTATATAACTCGTACTTAGGCTTAGCAATTGAGCCCTTGAAAGATGGTTTTACGTTAAAAAGCCTCTTTGAAGTTCAAACTTCATCTTAA